From Aedes albopictus strain Foshan chromosome 1, AalbF5, whole genome shotgun sequence, one genomic window encodes:
- the LOC134286581 gene encoding CLIP domain-containing serine protease B8-like, with protein MQDFIIRLIFCILFVAKSQQLPSSLSVVTNSSGLNKDSLTWLNTQNNETTEDLLCGMSEFEEKRFSGHFAPIDEYTWMALLMYEKTAYDFTSVCEGALISKSFVITAAHCLTGSMLQEMGHLMYVRLGEYHVSNDPDCIVEGQFQECTDEIIDVRPKSIIVHPDYKVSNRSLHHDIGLIELNHPVKFSCFIRHISLPTEDSGIMGTSFFESGWGPTDIFNDKTTCVPSPIKLQKKLSYTDHDTCSDAYRSQRVQLTSDQICAVDSSSKGSCSGNVGTPLVQWNKNKSAWMLTGLRSAQYFENGGKPGIYTNVYKYVQWIKTNAQLQ; from the exons ATGCAAGACTTTATTATACGATTAATATTTTGCATATTGTTCGTAGCCAAATCGCAACAGTTGCCTTCAAGTTTGTCTGTTGTCACTAATAGTTCTGGATTAAATAAGGATAGCTTAACATGGCTAAATACACAGAATAATGAAACTACTGAAGATCTTCTATGTGGAATGTCAGAATTTGAAGAGAAACGTTTTAGTGGACATTTTGCGCCAATTGACGAATATACCTGGATGGCTCTATTGATGTACGAAAAAACCGCATACGATTTTACTTCGGTTTGTGAAGGGGCATTGATAAGTAAATCATTTGTCATTACCGCTGCACACTGCTTAACGGGATCTATGCTACAGGAAATGGGACACTT AATGTATGTTCGTTTAGGTGAGTACCACGTGTCAAATGACCCGGACTGTATAGTGGAAGGTCAGTTTCAAGAATGCACTGATGAAATAATTGACGTGAGACCGAAAAGCATCATCGTTCACCCGGACTACAAAGTGTCCAATAGAAGTCTACACCATGACATCGGGTTGATTGAATTGAACCATCCAGTCAAGTTCTCGTGCTTCATTCGCCATATTAGCTTACCAACCGAGGACAGTGGCATAATGGGAACAAGTTTTTTCGAGAGTGGTTGGGGCCCAACGGACATATTTAATGACAAGACAACTTGTGTGCCAAGTCCTATCAAATTGCAAAAGAAACTTTCTTATACTGACCACGACACATGCTCGGATGCTTACCGATCACAGCGCGTTCAGCTTACCAGCGATCAAATATGCGCAGTTGATAGCAGTTCCAAGGGTTCATGTTCTGGAAACGTCGGAACACCGTTGGTGCAGTGGAACAAAAATAAATCTGCTTGGATGTTAACTGGACTACGAAGTGCACAGTACTTCGAAAACGGTGGCAAACCGGGAATCTACACGAATGTCTACAAATATGTACAATGGATAAAAACTAACGCACAGCTGCaataa